One segment of Pseudodesulfovibrio sp. 5S69 DNA contains the following:
- a CDS encoding DUF2730 family protein yields MDLQYIDLALRIVQIVVLPILGVLLKLLLDQRKQLSELDKRVTTTEACLKNVPSEEALHELALTIRGFGGDLRVAVEKIEGMGRIVGRLEKVVTRHEDYMLNGGKS; encoded by the coding sequence GTGGATTTGCAATACATCGACCTCGCCCTGCGCATTGTCCAGATCGTTGTCCTGCCCATTCTCGGCGTGTTGCTCAAGCTCCTGCTGGACCAACGCAAGCAGCTCTCCGAACTCGACAAGCGGGTAACCACCACCGAAGCCTGCCTGAAGAACGTCCCCAGCGAAGAGGCCTTGCACGAACTTGCCCTGACCATTCGCGGTTTCGGCGGAGACCTACGCGTCGCCGTTGAAAAGATCGAAGGCATGGGCCGCATTGTGGGCCGCCTGGAAAAAGTCGTCACCCGCCACGAAGACTACATGCTCAACGGAGGAAAATCATGA
- a CDS encoding ArsR family transcriptional regulator, which produces MSYGNVVAEHLRLTILRLLAEQPDYTLNDSLIRDMVPDFGFRPSRDVIRSQLAWLDEQGLVGVTQNGGCRVAHLTERGEEVAKGYATVPGVKRPSPGGE; this is translated from the coding sequence ATGAGCTACGGAAACGTCGTGGCCGAGCATCTGCGCCTCACCATCCTGCGCCTGCTGGCCGAACAACCCGACTACACCCTGAACGACAGCCTGATCCGCGACATGGTGCCGGATTTCGGGTTCCGCCCGTCGCGCGATGTCATCCGCAGCCAGCTCGCGTGGCTGGACGAGCAAGGGCTGGTCGGTGTGACCCAAAACGGCGGCTGCCGAGTCGCCCACCTGACTGAACGAGGCGAGGAGGTAGCCAAGGGCTACGCCACCGTCCCCGGCGTCAAGCGCCCCTCTCCTGGAGGCGAGTAG